The following proteins come from a genomic window of Pseudomonas sp. MAG733B:
- the dapD gene encoding 2,3,4,5-tetrahydropyridine-2,6-dicarboxylate N-succinyltransferase, with translation MSTTLFSLAFGVGTQNRQGAWLEVFYAQPLLNPSAELVAAVAPILGYSEGNQAITFTTAQAAQLAEAVKGIDAVQGKLLTRLAESHKPLVATLLAEDAQLSSTPEAYLKLHLLSHRLVKPHGVSLAGIFPLLPNVAWTSQGAVDLSELAEMQLEARLRGELLEVFSVDKFPKMTDYVVPAGVRIADAARLRLGAYVGEGTTVMHEGFINFNAGTEGPGMIEGRVSAGVFVGKGSDLGGGCSTMGTLSGGGNIVIKVGEGCLIGANAGIGIPLGDRNTVESGLYVTAGTKVALLDENNKLVKVVKARELAGQADLLFRRNSETGAVECKTHKSAIELNEALHAHN, from the coding sequence ATGTCCACTACCCTGTTCAGCCTGGCCTTTGGTGTCGGCACTCAAAACCGTCAAGGCGCATGGCTGGAAGTGTTCTACGCACAGCCATTGCTCAACCCGTCGGCCGAACTGGTCGCTGCCGTTGCACCAATCCTCGGTTACAGCGAAGGCAACCAGGCCATCACTTTCACCACCGCCCAGGCTGCACAACTGGCTGAAGCCGTGAAAGGCATCGACGCCGTGCAAGGCAAGCTGCTGACCCGCTTGGCCGAAAGCCACAAGCCGCTGGTCGCGACCCTGTTGGCCGAAGACGCTCAACTGTCGTCCACCCCTGAGGCGTACCTCAAGCTGCACCTGTTGTCCCACCGTCTGGTCAAGCCGCACGGCGTGAGCCTGGCCGGCATCTTCCCGCTGCTGCCAAACGTGGCGTGGACCAGCCAAGGTGCTGTTGACCTGAGCGAACTGGCGGAAATGCAACTGGAAGCGCGCCTGCGTGGCGAACTGCTGGAAGTGTTCTCGGTGGACAAGTTCCCGAAAATGACCGACTACGTGGTTCCGGCCGGCGTGCGTATCGCTGACGCGGCGCGTCTGCGCCTGGGTGCCTACGTGGGCGAAGGCACCACCGTGATGCACGAAGGCTTCATCAACTTCAACGCCGGCACCGAAGGCCCGGGCATGATCGAAGGCCGCGTTTCCGCTGGCGTGTTCGTCGGCAAAGGTTCGGACCTGGGTGGCGGTTGCTCGACCATGGGCACCCTGTCGGGCGGCGGCAACATCGTGATCAAGGTTGGCGAAGGCTGCCTGATCGGCGCCAACGCCGGTATCGGTATTCCGTTGGGCGACCGCAACACTGTTGAGTCGGGCCTGTACGTGACCGCTGGTACCAAAGTGGCGTTGCTGGACGAGAACAACAAACTGGTCAAAGTGGTGAAGGCCCGTGAACTGGCCGGCCAGGCTGATCTGTTGTTCCGTCGCAATTCGGAAACCGGCGCTGTGGAATGCAAAACCCACAAATCGGCAATCGAACTGAACGAAGCGCTGCACGCTCACAATTAA
- a CDS encoding cysteine desulfurase has product MMIPSPWRADFPAIAALQRQDQTYLDNAATTQKPQALLDALAHYYANGAANVHRAQHLPGAHATQAFEDSRRKVAQWLNAGDSGQIIFTHGATSALNLLAYGLEHLFHPGDEIVISALEHHANLLPWQQLAHRRDLKLVILPLDADGVIDLEVAAGLIGPRTRLLAVSQLSNVIGAWQPLPALLAMAKAHNALTVIDGAQGVVHGRHDVQALGCDFYAFSSHKLYGPDGLGVLFGRNEALQQLRPWQFGGEMVLDANYHDARFRPAPLGFEAGTPPIASVIGLGATLDYLAGLDQDAVNDHEAALHDYLLKGLAARNGIRLLGKPQLALASFTVEGVHNSDLAHLLTEQGIAVRAGHHCAMPLLKSFQLAGAIRVSLALYNDSEDLERFFEALDQALELLR; this is encoded by the coding sequence ATGATGATTCCCTCTCCCTGGCGCGCCGATTTTCCGGCCATCGCCGCTCTGCAACGGCAAGACCAGACCTATCTGGACAACGCCGCCACCACGCAAAAACCTCAAGCCCTGCTGGATGCCCTGGCGCATTACTACGCCAATGGCGCGGCCAACGTGCATCGGGCGCAACACCTGCCCGGCGCCCACGCCACCCAGGCATTCGAGGACAGCCGCCGCAAAGTCGCGCAATGGCTCAATGCCGGTGACAGCGGGCAGATCATCTTTACCCACGGCGCGACATCTGCGCTGAACCTCCTGGCCTATGGCCTGGAACACCTATTCCACCCGGGCGATGAGATTGTCATCAGCGCCCTGGAGCATCACGCCAACCTGCTGCCGTGGCAGCAACTGGCGCACCGTCGCGACTTGAAGCTGGTGATCCTGCCACTGGATGCGGACGGCGTGATCGACCTTGAAGTTGCTGCAGGTTTGATCGGACCACGCACGCGCCTGTTGGCCGTCAGCCAGTTGTCCAACGTGATCGGCGCCTGGCAGCCGTTGCCCGCGCTGCTGGCGATGGCCAAGGCACACAACGCTTTGACCGTGATTGACGGTGCGCAAGGCGTGGTCCATGGCCGTCATGACGTGCAGGCGCTGGGTTGCGACTTCTATGCATTTTCCAGCCACAAGCTCTACGGTCCCGATGGGCTGGGCGTATTGTTCGGGCGCAACGAAGCGCTACAGCAGCTGCGGCCGTGGCAGTTCGGCGGCGAGATGGTGCTGGACGCCAATTACCACGACGCACGCTTTCGCCCGGCACCGCTGGGTTTCGAGGCGGGAACACCGCCGATCGCCAGTGTCATTGGTCTTGGAGCAACGCTGGACTATCTCGCCGGTCTCGATCAGGACGCCGTGAACGATCACGAAGCCGCACTGCACGACTATTTGCTCAAAGGTCTGGCGGCACGCAACGGCATTCGCTTGCTGGGCAAGCCGCAACTGGCATTGGCCAGTTTTACCGTCGAGGGTGTGCATAACTCGGATCTGGCACATCTGCTGACCGAGCAAGGGATCGCGGTACGCGCCGGCCATCACTGCGCCATGCCATTGCTCAAAAGCTTCCAACTGGCCGGGGCGATTCGGGTGTCGTTAGCGTTGTATAACGATTCCGAGGATCTTGAACGGTTTTTCGAGGCGCTGGATCAGGCGCTGGAGTTATTGCGATGA
- a CDS encoding arsenate reductase, translating into MKKARTWLDEHAVSYDFHDYKAVGIDREHLTQWCNEHGWEVVLNRAGTTFRKLDDERKADLDQSKAIELMLAQPSMIKRPVLDLGDRTLIGFKPDIYAAALK; encoded by the coding sequence ATGAAAAAGGCGCGCACCTGGCTCGATGAACACGCTGTCAGCTATGACTTCCATGATTACAAAGCGGTCGGTATCGACCGTGAACACCTGACCCAATGGTGCAACGAGCACGGCTGGGAAGTGGTGTTGAACCGTGCAGGCACGACCTTTCGCAAGCTCGACGACGAACGCAAAGCCGATCTCGACCAGTCGAAAGCCATCGAACTGATGCTCGCACAACCTTCGATGATCAAGCGCCCGGTGCTCGATCTCGGTGACCGAACCCTGATTGGCTTCAAGCCAGATATCTACGCGGCCGCACTCAAGTAA
- the tcdA gene encoding tRNA cyclic N6-threonylcarbamoyladenosine(37) synthase TcdA — protein MVMSTEDPRFAGIARLYGVEGLERLRAAHVAIVGVGGVGSWAAEAMARCGVGEISLFDLDDVCVSNANRQLHALDSTVGKPKVEVMAERLRGINPDCNVHAVPDFVTRDTMAEYITPNIDCVIDCIDSVNAKAALIAWCKRRKIQIITTGGAGGQIDPTLIQVCDLNRTFNDPLASKVRSTLRRDYGFSRTVTRHYSVPCVFSTEQLRYPKPDGSICLQKSFVGDGVKLDCAGGFGAVMMVTATFGMVAATKAVDKIVAGVRRPAERVKPNV, from the coding sequence ATGGTCATGAGTACAGAAGATCCGCGGTTTGCAGGCATCGCCCGTTTGTATGGCGTCGAAGGGCTTGAACGCCTGCGTGCGGCCCATGTGGCGATCGTCGGCGTCGGTGGCGTCGGCTCCTGGGCGGCGGAAGCCATGGCCCGTTGCGGCGTGGGCGAGATTTCGCTGTTCGACCTCGACGACGTCTGCGTCAGCAACGCCAATCGTCAGTTGCACGCGCTGGACAGCACCGTCGGCAAACCCAAGGTCGAAGTGATGGCCGAGCGCCTGCGCGGGATCAATCCGGACTGCAACGTGCATGCGGTGCCGGATTTCGTCACCCGCGACACCATGGCCGAGTACATCACGCCGAACATCGACTGCGTGATCGACTGCATCGACAGCGTCAACGCGAAAGCGGCGCTGATCGCCTGGTGCAAGCGCCGCAAGATCCAGATCATCACCACCGGCGGCGCGGGCGGGCAGATCGACCCGACGCTGATTCAGGTCTGCGACCTCAACCGTACCTTCAATGACCCGTTGGCCTCAAAAGTGCGCTCGACCCTGCGACGCGACTACGGCTTTTCGCGCACCGTGACCCGCCATTACAGCGTGCCGTGCGTGTTTTCGACCGAGCAGCTGCGCTACCCGAAACCGGACGGCAGCATTTGCTTGCAGAAAAGTTTTGTCGGCGATGGCGTGAAGCTCGACTGCGCCGGTGGCTTTGGCGCGGTGATGATGGTGACGGCGACGTTCGGCATGGTCGCGGCGACCAAGGCTGTGGACAAGATTGTGGCCGGGGTTCGGCGGCCGGCGGAGCGGGTCAAGCCCAACGTATAA
- a CDS encoding SufE family protein → MNLPADAVTALETFEAAAGWEQRARLLMQWGERLPALSDEQMCDANRVHGCESQVWLVGELRDGHWQFNANSDARLIRGLVALLLARVNGLSAVELKQVDLHDWFNQLGLGRQLSQSRSNGLNAVLQRMRELSAPL, encoded by the coding sequence ATGAACTTGCCTGCCGATGCCGTCACGGCGCTCGAAACTTTTGAGGCAGCCGCTGGCTGGGAACAACGCGCGCGATTGCTGATGCAGTGGGGCGAGCGTTTGCCCGCATTGAGCGATGAGCAGATGTGCGACGCCAACCGGGTGCATGGCTGCGAAAGTCAGGTATGGCTGGTGGGCGAGTTGCGCGATGGCCATTGGCAATTTAACGCCAACAGCGATGCACGGTTGATTCGCGGGTTGGTGGCGTTGTTGCTGGCGCGGGTCAATGGGTTGTCCGCGGTTGAGTTGAAGCAGGTGGATTTACACGACTGGTTCAATCAATTGGGATTGGGGCGGCAGTTGTCGCAGTCACGTAGTAATGGGTTGAATGCGGTACTTCAGCGGATGCGGGAGTTGTCCGCACCTTTGTAG